CGGATTATATTGTTACACTTCTTTCATGTCTTACCCTTTAACATGTACCTTTCTATTCATGTTTTCATAGCATGCGCTAAAGAATGGTGACATTTCTGAAGCTTCAGATAAACCAAAAAGCACACCTAAAAGAAAGCCTGCTAAgaagaataaaagccaaaaaaagaatGCTACCACAGCCCTGAAgcaggttatttttaaaacattgagttTGAGCTTCAAAGAATTTCTTGTTACTGTttttaataatagtgaaaatctCTTTAACTTAAATGATTAGTATGATGTTTTCCATTGACATGTAATCATAACATTTCTAAGATAGCTATTAAACTTTCTATAGTTTAGAAACATGCATGTTAATAAGAGTATAATGAAGTAAGTGGGAATGATGCATTGAAGATCGCGTTTACTTTCTGTGAGGGGTGGGGTTGAGGAACCCAGTGCTATTTGGGAGGAGTAGCCTGAAACTCAGGGCCTGAAACTGACTTGGCAGTATTCTGCTTAAACTGATAGAtggccatgctttttttttttcttttttccgtCAAAAACGATTAAACTAATACTCAGGAACCAAAAATCTGGGTAGaatcttttgttatttaaaacactagacctgggcagccccggtggtgcagcggtttagcggtttagcgccacctgcagcccagggtgtgaccctggagacctgggatcgagtcccacatcgggctccctgcatggagcctgcctctccccctctctctctctctctctctctctctctctgaataaataaataaataaatattaaaaaataaataaataaaacactagaCCTGAAAGCTAAATATTTTGATGTCTCATCTGTTCCTTTAGTTTTATCATCACTAAGGGGAAAGAAAGGTAACTTTGATAAGCTCTCGCTATGTGCTGAACCAGAGTGTAGTACACTTTAGACACTTTCTCCCCTTTCTGTTCTTCACTACAAATATATATGAGgtagattttattataattacttaACAGATGAAAATGAGACCtaaagagattaagaaacttaTCCATGATTATAAAAATTGCAGAATTTGTATTTATGGCAAATATGTGGCATGagtatataaacaattatatttatataggaaatttagatttctttgtttttctcccaaGCCTTTTCGATTATGTCATTCTGCCTTCCAGATCAGTTAGTCAGAGACTGTCCCCTCCACAACCTGCTATACCCTACCTAAACAAGATTGCAGTTTATCCTCTTTAAAAGagatatgtacatgtatatatctttggtttcttttatagTGGAAAGTTGGTGACAAATGTTCTGCTGTTTGGTCAGAAGACGGGTGCATTTACCCAGCTACCATTGCTTCAATTGATTTTAAGAGAGAAACCTGCGTTGTGGTTTATACTGGATATGGAAATAGGGAGGAGCAAAATGTGTCTGATCTACTTTCCCCAGCCTGTGAAGTAGCAAATAATGTAGAACAGGATACTCAGGAGGTaaggatacagaagaaaaaaaaaaagaattcttagaagCCAAGAGGGCATGAGAAATTAAACAATTAGTTGTTAGTTTGATCtgaggattaatttttttttaatgatacctTTATAACAAGAATAcgtctatttttttcattttaaagaatgaaaatgaaagtcaaaTTTCAACAGATGAAAGTGAGAACTCCTCCAGGTCTCCTGGAAATAAACCAAATAACATCAAGTCAAAAGCTGCTCCGTGGAactcttttctccctccaccacccccaatGTCAGGATCGGGACTGGGACCAGGAAAGGTAATTTCTACCCAGAAAAGGTTTCCCAGAAAATAGTTAATAATTCtagaacttaagaaaaaaaatactatattaaatGAGTTTTAGCTTTTCTACGAAACTTTTGTAGTTTTTTGTAGGTATTCTAAATctacacttgaaaaaaaaatttttttttaagattttatttatttattcatgagacacacagaaaggcagagacacaggcagagggagaagcaagctccatgcagggagcccagtgtgggactcgatcccgggactctggggtcacgccctgagccaaaggcagatgctcaaccactgagccacccaggcatcccacacacTTGAAAATTCTTTACAAAGGAAATGAGATAGTAATTCAGAGTAGCTTATACTGAAAGAccttcctgactttttttttttaagattttatttatttattcttactctatgagagacacagagagtggcagagatataggcagaggatgaagcaggctccctgtggggagcctgatgcaggattccatccccaaaccccaggatcatggcctgagccaaaggcagatgctcaacagctgagccacccaggtgtccctcccaacTATTTTTTTATGGAGGATTGAGTATTAGACTAATAAATTTGTGAACTTAAATTAGAAACTATTATGGTGTTTTACCGTCTAGGTGTTATACTCTAGTTCTCCACATCACTTCGGTAAGTGTATTAAAATTGGAAGAAAACACAATATTTACACCTAATAATATAGATTAAATCCTTAGGTGCTCTCAgattgttttatagatgaaaatgtaaatattgttttcctttatggttctttTGGTTTTAAGTAACAAGATTTTTAAGTTATATCATAGAACCCAAGTAGGTGTGTTTATACAGTTGTTTTGTGTAAAGCATTGATTTCTTCCTGGCAGTGATAGTATTCAGACAGtgatagtaataaataaaattaaaaatcacaacttATTAAAGcttttcctgaagattttctgtgagagattttttttgtgtgtgagagatTTCTTATTAGATTTATACTATATTACAATTTCGAGAATGATTAAACTTCTTGGTTTATATATCATACTTCATTGGTTTCAGAGGGCTGATCTTTCTTATTAAATGAGGGGCTTACTAATTTTTGTACAATATATGATTTACAGTAGTGTATGTAACTCAAAGGATATTCATAAAAAGATTATACAGTTTAggggcctggttggctcagttggttaaatatcctttggctcaggtcatagttccagggttctgagatcgagccccacatcaggctccctgctgagcagggagcctacgtctccctgtctttctgcctgcagctcccactgcttgtgttctctctgtgtttcaaataaataaatcttaaaaaagggggggggattaTACAACTTAATTAGCAAAATTGTGAGGGGCAATAGTCTTTTATGATTGAAATATCTTGCTAAATATCActgtctcttattttaaaaaaggcagggggtggggggacacctgggtggctcagcggttgggctcctgcctttggctcaggtcgtgatcctgggatctgggatcaagtcctgcatcaggcctcctacatggagcctgcttctctctctgcttatgtctctgcctctctctctctcagtctgtctctctcatgaataaataaataaatctttaaaataaataaatgaatgaataaataaataccactgTCTCTGATTTATGAGGTAATTAGGAATCTTTCTTATTTTGAACTACTTTCTGAATGTTTATTatagaaaggaaatgaggaaaatctAGATGTATAAGTCTTTACTATTTGATATATGAAActctatttcatcttttttgatATGTATATTATTCTGGGTGATTATTTTGACTCTGTGGTATtgaatcttttttccccctttcatgtGTAAATTGGTAAATTAATCttcctttgaaattttctttacaGCCTGGTGTAAAATTCAGTggcccaccaccacctccaccaccaccacacttCCTATCATGCTGGCTGCCTCCATTTCCTTCTGGACCGCCAGTAAGTGCAAAAGGATTCAGATTAAACTTTGCTTTCATACATTCTTGGGGATTTAGCACATAGGTTGTTGGGAAATGTCATTTTTAGACTATCCCTGTGGTCACATTCTAATGGGTAAAAATTTGAACTAAAccttaaggtttttgtttttaatgcccGTCTGCTACCCAGACTCAGTCCTCTTATTAGCCCCAACTCTGAGGCCCATATtgcctgcttccttcctctcagAA
The DNA window shown above is from Vulpes vulpes isolate BD-2025 unplaced genomic scaffold, VulVul3 u000000652, whole genome shotgun sequence and carries:
- the SMN2 gene encoding survival motor neuron protein isoform X1, which produces MAMGGGGGLPEPEDSVLFRRGTGQSDDSDIWDDTALIKAYDKAVASFKHALKNGDISEASDKPKSTPKRKPAKKNKSQKKNATTALKQWKVGDKCSAVWSEDGCIYPATIASIDFKRETCVVVYTGYGNREEQNVSDLLSPACEVANNVEQDTQENENESQISTDESENSSRSPGNKPNNIKSKAAPWNSFLPPPPPMSGSGLGPGKPGVKFSGPPPPPPPPHFLSCWLPPFPSGPPIIPPPPPICPDSLDDADALGSMLISWYMSGYHTGYYMGFKQNQKEGRCSHFN
- the SMN2 gene encoding survival motor neuron protein isoform X2, which gives rise to MAMGGGGGLPEPEDSVLFRRGTGQSDDSDIWDDTALIKAYDKAVASFKHALKNGDISEASDKPKSTPKRKPAKKNKSQKKNATTALKQWKVGDKCSAVWSEDGCIYPATIASIDFKRETCVVVYTGYGNREEQNVSDLLSPACEVANNVEQDTQENENESQISTDESENSSRSPGNKPNNIKSKAAPWNSFLPPPPPMSGSGLGPGKPGVKFSGPPPPPPPPHFLSCWLPPFPSGPPIIPPPPPICPDSLDDADALGSMLISWYMSGYHTGYYMIQVQLSPKENGILMRHGQCEQNFIFFFMKSWLGGTVTCISTCCM